From a single Miscanthus floridulus cultivar M001 chromosome 8, ASM1932011v1, whole genome shotgun sequence genomic region:
- the LOC136474036 gene encoding uncharacterized protein has translation MWKLNPFGGKAQSGLDGRTIDVGSVKITVRNAIAQGGFSCVYLACDTVHPSKMYALKHIICNDSESLDLVMKEIQVMNLLKGHPNVVTLVAHDVFDMGRTKEALLVMEFCEKSLVSAMESRGSGYYEEKKVLLIFRDVCNAVFAMHGQSPPIAHRDLKAENVLLGLDGAWKICDFGSTSTNHKCFNKPEEMGIEEDVIRKHTTPAYRAPEMWDLYRREVISEKVDIWALGCLLYRICYFKSAFDGESKLQVLNGNYRIPEQPKYSAAVTGLIKDMLEASPNARPDITQVWFRANELLPLELQKRLPDGPSPAVSLQDEGAHKRTPVMPRRNPPPPPREQSNSSLSHGSSKAGDAPFGAFWATQHAQGAQAADNRNPLFDEEPIKTALSSKQNQSWVDTSISIPGDRRGHSGQMSRTSKAQSNSLSNNGFRGLSDTEIQNSGKIKAQPPQPKPKCEKDPFNSFVADFDIHNLNIAVGKASELELEVSSLKEQLKKTTLEKAEMTSKYEKLSAICRSQRQEIQELKRTLAEATPPSNKVSSRTQESGSQSQRKEKIQGTVWELEQGMLASNSSSASSDAKTWQAFPDTKTQARPKVDHATNGSQNITKNTTSGASPDAWGFGSDNFRTSAAAVSAATQINRAAAQGSPSQRFNAGVAKKVEQPSGWAGF, from the exons ATGTGGAAACTCAATCCCTTTGGGGGTAAAGCACAAAGTGGGCTGGATGGTCGCACTATTGATGTTGGGAGTGTGAAGATCACAGTACGCAATGCCATTGCACAAGGAGGTTTCTCTTGTGTATATTTGGCATGCGACACAGTACATCCATCAAAGATGTACGCATTGAAGCACATTATTTGCAATGACTCAGAATCGCTTGATCTTGTCATGAAGGAGATCCAGGTTATGAACCTCCTCAAAGGGCATCCGAATGTGGTCACACTTGTTGCCCATGATGTTTTTGACATGGGCCGTACAAAGGAGGCACTTCTTGTAATGGAGTTCTGTGAGAAGTCCTTGGTGAGTGCAATGGAGAGCAGAGGTAGTGGTTACTATGAGGAGAAGAAGGTGCTCTTAATTTTTAGAGATGTCTGCAATGCTGTCTTTGCCATGCATGGACAATCACCGCCAATTGCACATAG GGATCTGAAAGCAGAAAATGTTCTTCTTGGATTGGACGGTGCATGGAAAATATGTGATTTTGGAAGCACATCAACTAATCATAAATGCTTTAACAAACCAGAAGAGATGGGCATTGAGGAAGATGTCATCAGGAAGCATACAACCCCAGCCTACAGGGCCCCAGAG ATGTGGGATCTCTACAGAAGAGAAGTTATTAGCGAAAAAGTTGACATTTGG GCCTTGGGGTGCCTTCTATATAGAATATGCTACTTCAAGTCTGCATTTGATGGAGAATCCAAGCTGCAGGTACTCAATGGCAATTATCGTATCCCTGAGCAACCCAAGTATAGCGCTGCTGTCACAGGGTTGATCAAAGATATGCTGGAAGCCTCTCCAAATGCCAGACCAGACATCACGCAG GTCTGGTTTCGTGCTAATGAGCTACTGCCGCTTGAGTTACAGAAAAGGTTACCCGATGGACCTTCACCAGCCGTTTCCTTGCAAGATGAAG GTGCTCATAAAAGAACACCTGTGATGCCTAGAAGGaaccctcctccacctccaagaGAGCAATCTAATAGTTCTTTATCGCATGGAAGCTCAAAGGCAGGAGATGCACCTTTTGGTGCATTTTGGGCGACACAGCACGCACAAGGTGCTCAAGCTGCAGATAATAGGAACCCTTTGTTTGACGAGGAGCCAATTAAGACAGCACTGTCATCAAAGCAGAACCAAAGCTGGGTGGACACCAGCATCAGTATCCCTGGCGATAGACGCGGTCATTCTGGTCAGATGTCACGAACAAGTAAAGCACAAAGTAACTCCTTGTCCAATAATGGTTTCAGAGGTCTATCTGACACGGAGATACAAAATTCTGGGAAAATTAAAGCACAACCACCTCAACCCAAGCCAAAATGCGAGAAGGATCCATTCAACAGCTTTGTTGCAGATTTTGACATTCACAATCTCAACATTGCCGTTGGTAAGGCATCCGAACTTGAACTTGAAGTGTCCAGTCTGAAGGAGCAGTTGAAGAAAACCACATTAGAAAAGGCTGAGATGACATCCAAGTATGAAAAGTTATCTGCAATCTGCCGATCACAGCGTCAGGAGATCCAAGAGCTGAAGCGCACTCTTGCTGAGGCAACGCCTCCCTCAAACAAAGTCAGCTCAAGGACACAAGAGTCTGGATCTCAGTCTCAG CGAAAGGAAAAGATCCAAGGAACTGTGTGGGAGCTTGAACAAGGGATGCTTGCTAGCAACTCCTCATCAGCCAGTTCTGATGCCAAAACATGGCAGGCTTTCCCTGACACAAAGACTCAGGCCCGACCAAAGGTCGATCATGCAACTAATGGGAGCCAAAACATAACCAAGAACACAACATCAGGTGCTTCCCCCGATGCGTGGGGTTTTGGTTCTGATAATTTCAGAACATCAGCAGCAGCAGTAAGCGCTGCTACACAGATCAACAGGGCCGCTGCCCAAGGGAGCCCATCCCAAAGATTTAATGCTGGTGTGGCCAAGAAGGTAGAGCAGCCATCTGGATGGGCTGGTTTTTAA
- the LOC136474037 gene encoding armadillo repeat-containing protein LFR-like, translating to MQKQTGKSGGAGGGTPAKRGRPFGSTTGGGAAAAAAAAAVVDPGASAVLVGPSLQVLSALSDQNNKRIVLALQSGLKSEILWALNALTVLSFKEKDDQRRDTTPLAKVPGLLDALLQVIDEWRDISMPKDHMKPPRVRTLGANTTLSGFGQENMEKVYSDTATTSNNDQSKPEDSSVTKKRAASFWFDEDGLFNNDDEGRAERHQCAIAASNIIRNFSFMPENEIIMVQHRHCLETIFHCLEDQNREDDELITNMVETLVNLAPVLDLRIFSSSKPSFIKMTEKGAVHAIMGMLSSSVKPWHCAAAELIGRLIINPDNEPFLLPVIPQIYKRLVDLLSVPAYDAQAAAVSALYNVAEVNMDCRLKLASERWAVDRLLKIVKTPHPVPEVCRKTSMILESLVSEPQNRMHLLVHENTFAEILTSEGKYSDTFARILYELTARPSNKVTSGQAIWGNIN from the exons ATGCAGAAGCAGACAGGCAAGTCTGGCGGGGCCGGTGGAGGCACGCCGGCGAAGCGCGGCCGCCCGTTCGGGAGCACCACCGGCGGCGGAGCCgcggccgctgccgccgcggcggcggttgTCGACCCGGGTGCGTCCGCCGTGCTGGTTGGGCCGTCCCTCCAAGTCCTATCAGCCCTGTCAG ATCAGAACAACAAAAGAATTGTCCTTGCATTGCAAAGTGGGTTGAAGTCAGAGATACTGTGGGCGCTGAATGCCCTTACAGTACTCTCATTTAAGGAGAAGGACGACCAACGACGTGATACAACACCTCTTGCTAAAGTTCCTGGGCTCCTAGATGCTCTTCTTCAAGTT ATTGATGAATGGAGAGATATTTCAATGCCTAAGGACCATATGAAACCACCTAGAGTAAGAACTTTGGGTGCCAACACAACACTCTCGGGCTTTGGCCAGGAGAacatggaaaaagtctactctgACACTGCCAC TACCTCTAATAATGACCAATCAAAGCCGGAAGACTCCAGTGTCACGAAGAAGCGCGCTGCAAGCTTTTGGTTTGATGAGGATGGCTTGTTTAACAATGATGATGAAGGGAGGGCAGAAAGGCACCAGTGTGCTATTGCAGCCTCCAATATAATCCGCAATTTCTCTTTTATGCCAGAAAATGAGATTATCATGGTTCAACATAGGCATTGCTTGGAGACTATATTCCATTGCTTAGAAGACCAGAATAGAG AAGATGACGAGCTCATAACAAACATGGTGGAGACCCTTGTCAATTTAGCACCTGTGTTGGACCTGAGGATCTTCAGCTCATCAAAGCCATCTTTCATTAAAATGAC TGAGAAAGGTGCAGTTCATGCCATAATGGGTATGCTTTCTTCTTCCGTAAAGCCATGGCACTGTGCCGCTGCTGAATTGATCGGCCGTCTGATAATAAATCCAGACAACGAGCCATTTCTTCTTCCTGTCATTCCACAG ATATACAAACGACTAGTTGACCTATTGAGTGTACCAGCATATGATGCACAGGCTGCTGCTGTTAGTGCACTCTACAATGTAGCCGAAGTGAATATGGATTGCAGGCTCAAGCTTGCCAGTGAGCGATG GGCTGTAGATAGACTCCTAAAGATTGTGAAGACGCCGCATCCCGTGCCTGAGGTGTGCAGGAAGACGTCGATGATCCTGGAGAGCCTCGTCTCTGAGCCTCAAAACAGGATGCATCTCCTTGTGCACGAGAACACTTTTGCTGAGATTCTGACATCAGAAGGGAAATACTCAGACACATTTGCTCGGATCCTGTATGAACTGACAGCAAGGCCAAGCAACAAAGTGACCTCGGGGCAAGCTATCTGGGGAAACATAAACTGA